A genome region from Triticum aestivum cultivar Chinese Spring chromosome 2B, IWGSC CS RefSeq v2.1, whole genome shotgun sequence includes the following:
- the LOC123045612 gene encoding esterase AGAP003155 → MGSLAGGVGARRPRFLCLHGFRTSGEIMRKQVVGKWPAEVTARLDLVFADAPFPAEGKSDVDGIFDPPYYEWFQFDKGFTEYRNFDKCLAYIEELMIKEGPFDGLMGFSQGSILSGALPGLQEQGLALTRVPKIKYLIIIGGAKFRSPAIADKAYANMIKIPSLHFLGDNDFLKPHGEQLIESFVDPFIIRHPKGHTVPRLVDETSLEVMSRFLDKMEKEMSELPSVKAEAEAAADVDEKEVCI, encoded by the exons ATGGGCAGCCTCGCCGGCGGGGTCGGGGCCAGGCGGCCGCGGTTCCTGTGCCTGCACGGCTTCCGGACCAGCGGGGAGATCATGCGGAAGCAGGTGGTGGGGAAGTGGCCCGCCGAGGTCACGGCGCGCCTCGACCTCGTCTTCGCCGACGCGCCCTTCCCCGCCGAGGGCAAGTCCGACGTCGACGGCATCTTCGACCCGCCCTACTACGAGTGGTTCCAGTTCGACAAG GGATTCACGGAGTACAGGAATTTCGACAAATGCCTGGCTTACATCGAGGAGCTGATGATCAAAGAAGGTCCCTTTGATGGGCTGATGGGTTTCTCCCAG GGTTCGATTCTATCTGGCGCACTTCCGGGGCTCCAAGAACAA GGATTGGCCTTGACTAGAGTTCCTAAGATCaaatatctcataatcataggcgGCGCCAAGTTCCGCTCACCTGCAATAGCCGATAAGGCGTACGCCAACATGATCAAAATCCCCTCGCTTCACTTTCTTG GCGACAATGACTTCCTTAAACCCCATGGTGAACAACTCATAGAGTCATTTGTGGATCCATTCATCATACGTCACCCAAAGGGCCACACGGTCCCAAGGCTTGTTG ATGAGACGAGTTTGGAAGTCATGTCCCGTTTCCTTGACAAGATGGAAAAGGAGATGTCTGAACTTCCATCCGTTAAGGCCGAGGCCGAAGCAGCCGCTGATGTTGACGAAAAAGAAGTGTGCATCTGA